A part of Ooceraea biroi isolate clonal line C1 chromosome 10, Obir_v5.4, whole genome shotgun sequence genomic DNA contains:
- the LOC105282694 gene encoding glutamine synthetase 2 cytoplasmic has protein sequence MSRSMLKDSPNAALDKTLLKKYLDLPQPEDAVQASYIWIDGTGEGLRCKTRTLDFVPKHPSELPTWTYDGSSTYQADGANSDIYLYPVAIYNDPFRLGNNKLVLCDTYNSDKTPTKTNKRYRANQAMEIIKDQDPWFGIEQEYTLLDFDGRPLGWPKNGFPGPQGPYYCGVGADKVIGREIVEAHYRACLYAGVKIAGTNAEVMPSQWEFQVGPCLGINAGDDLWVSRYILYQVAEEYGVIVTLDPKPVDGSWNGAGAHTNFSTKAMRCDNGIAEIEKAIDKLSKQHLRHIQAYDPRGGKDNERRLTGKCETSNIHDFSAGVANRNVSIRIPRGVAEEKKGYLEDRRPSSNCDPYSVCDALVRTCVLNE, from the exons ATGTCGCGCAGTATGCTGAAGGACTCGCCGAATGCGGCGCTAGACAAAACTCTGCTAAAGAAGTACCTCGATCTGCCTCAACCGGAAGATGCAGTCCAGGCATCGTACATCTGGATTGATGGTACTGGCGAAGGATTACGTTGCAAAACTAGGACCCTGGATTTCGTGCCGAAACATCCTTCCG AACTGCCGACATGGACGTACGATGGCAGCTCGACGTATCAGGCCGACGGAGCCAACAGTGACATTTACCTCTACCCAGTAGCCATTTATAACGATCCATTCCGTCTGGGTAACAACAAGCTCGTGCTCTGCGACACGTACAACAGCGACAAGACCCCGACGAAGACGAATAAGCGGTATCGCGCGAACCAGGCAATGGAGATCATCAAAGACCAAGATCCCTGGTTCGGCATCGAGCAGGAGTACACGCTTCTGGACTTCGACGGCAGGCCTCTCGGCTGGCCCAAGAACGGCTTCCCGGGTCCGCAGGGTCCTTACTACTGCGGCGTTGGCGCCGACAAGGTGATCGGTCGCGAGATCGTTGAGGCCCACTACCGAGCTTGTCTCTACGCTGGCGTGAAAATCGCGGGGACCAACGCCGAGGTGATGCCGTCACAGTGGGAGTTCCAG GTGGGACCGTGCCTGGGTATCAACGCAGGAGACGATCTGTGGGTCTCTCGATACATCCTGTACCAAGTCGCCGAGGAGTACGGAGTGATCGTGACGCTGGACCCGAAACCGGTGGACGGCTCGTGGAACGGCGCGGGCGCCCATACGAACTTCTCGACGAAGGCGATGCGCTGCGACAACGGCATCGCTGAGATCGAGAAGGCAATCGACAAGCTGAGCAAGCAGCACCTCAGGCACATCCAGGCGTACGATCCGCGCGGAGGAAAGGACAACGAGCGCAGATTGACCGGCAAGTGCGAGACTAGCAACATTCACGACTTCAGCGCGGGCGTGGCCAATCGTAACGTCAGCATCCGCATCCCCCGCGGTGTCGCCGAAGAGAAGAAGGGCTACCTGGAGGACAGGAGGCCCAGCAGCAACTGCGACCCGTACTCCGTCTGCGACGCCTTGGTCCGCACCTGCGTGCTCAACGAATAA
- the LOC105282696 gene encoding 60S ribosomal protein L14, whose product MPFQRFVQSGRVAYVSDGPHQGKLVTIVDIIDQNRVLVDGPLSSVPRGEMRLNELHLTKFRIRFPYSGSTRVVRKAWQAANISELWKETMWAKKVEAKKKRMELSDFDRFKLRKARQIRNKLRTDAFYRLKKKSKKTKAASAESKSTKRVEKK is encoded by the exons ATG CCGTTTCAGAGGTTCGTGCAGTCAGGCCGTGTGGCCTACGTGAGCGATGGCCCTCACCAGGGCAAGTTGGTCACCATTGTCGACATCATCGACCAGAACCGG GTTCTTGTCGATGGCCCATTGTCGAGTGTACCTCGCGGTGAGATGAGGCTCAACGAGCTTCACTTGACAAAGTTCCGCATACGTTTCCCATATTCTGGATCTACTCGTGTCGTACGTAAAGCATGGCAGGCTGCTAATATCAGCGAGCTGTGGAAGGAAACCATGTGGGCTAAGAAGGTTGAAGCCAAGAAGAag CGTATGGAACTCAGCGACTTCGACCGTTTCAAGCTGCGTAAAGCAAGGCAAATAAGAAACAAACTGCGAACAGACGCCTTTTATAGATTAAAGAAGAAGTCGAAGAAAACTAAAGCCGCTAGTGCTGAGAGTAAAAGCACAAAACGGGTGGAGAAAAAGTAA
- the LOC105282695 gene encoding surfeit locus protein 1: MNVMTAKIFGVSRVAKCTLNRRTQVLLFDNIQTRCKHKMTRPKAYEKNTYAETEESMGLFAYCLLSIPVGAFALGTWQVQRRKWKLDLIDTLKKRTSAEPIDLPADLDELKDKEFCQLKAKGKFLYEKEFLIGPRSLIKDGEAISEKGGGLISGKSYTGYYVITPFKLEDRDMTIMVNRGWIPRKERATFKEGNTVTDSIEIVGVLRMTEKRPPFVPNNAPAKGVWHYRDLDAMAKESEAEPVYIELLARYSTPHGPIGGQTRVNLRNEHLSYIFTWYALSTCTGYMWYRYFVRKLPLL; the protein is encoded by the exons ATGAATGTAATGACTGCAAAAATTTTTGGAGTTTCGAGAGTCGCAAAATGCACGTTAAACAGAAGAACACAAGTGCTGTTGTTCGATAATATCCAAACAAGATGCAAACATAAAATGACGAGGCCTAAGGCATACGAGAAGAATACATATGCAGAGACGGAGGAATCGATGGGATTATTTGCTTATTGCTTGTTG agtatACCGGTCGGTGCCTTTGCACTTGGCACTTGGCAAGTCCAGAGGCGAAAATGGAAGCTGGATTTAATAGATACCCTGAAGAAACGCACGTCAGCGGAGCCTATCGACCTCCCAGCTGA CTTAGATGAACTGAAGGATAAGGAGTTTTGTCAGTTGAAAGCGAAGGGCAAGTTTCTATACGAAAAGGAATTCCTGATAGGACCTCGAAGCCTCATTAAAGACGGAGAAGCAATAAGTGAGAAAGGTGGTGGACTGATCAGTGGCAAATCATATACGGGGTATTACGTGATCACGCCTTTCAAGCTGGAGGATCGAGA CATGACTATTATGGTGAATCGTGGATGGATCCCCAGAAAGGAACGCGCGACGTTTAAAGAAGGAAATACCGTCACGGACTCCATAGAGATCGTAGGCGTCCTTAGAATGACTGAAAAGCGACCACCATTTGTGCCGAACAATGCTCCCGCGAAAGGAGTGTGGCATTACAG GGACTTGGATGCGATGGCGAAAGAATCAGAGGCGGAGCCTGTGTACATAGAATTATTGGCGAGATACAGCACACCCCACGGGCCGATCGGTGGCCAGACGCGAGTAAATTTAAGAAACGAGCACTTGAGTTACATATTCACCTGGTACGCTCTGTCCACGTGCACGGGCTACATGTGGTATCGGTACTTTGTGCGAAAATTACCGCTGCTCTAG